From a region of the Solanum stenotomum isolate F172 chromosome 2, ASM1918654v1, whole genome shotgun sequence genome:
- the LOC125856084 gene encoding antifungal protein ginkbilobin-like protein, producing the protein MDSILRKKILTTFLIIGMFLFNSFVRSEPNTKEINHICNGNVYDKSGPFALSLAYVVEALQNVTPNQGYDYYITSPYPNDALAYGHATCNSIIEFSDCGLCLSSAKTFLLSTCDGNIGGQVEFVDCSMRYEQYSFS; encoded by the coding sequence ATGGATtcaattttgagaaagaaaattctAACCACATTCCTTATAATTGGAATGTTTTTGTTTAATAGTTTTGTGAGAAGTGAACCAAATACCAAAGAGATTAACCATATTTGCAATGGCAATGTGTATGATAAGAGTGGTCCATTTGCACTAAGTTTGGCTTATGTTGTTGAAGCATTACAAAATGTGACACCAAATCAAGGTTATGATTACTACATAACATCTCCTTATCCTAATGATGCATTAGCTTATGGCCATGCTACTTGCAACTCCATTATTGAATTTTCAGATTGTGGTCTTTGTTTAAGTAGTGCAAAAACATTCTTGTTGAGTACTTGTGATGGTAACATTGGAGGTCAAGTCGAATTTGTTGATTGCTCAATGAGGTACGAGCAATACTCGTTCAGCTAA